A stretch of the Fundulus heteroclitus isolate FHET01 unplaced genomic scaffold, MU-UCD_Fhet_4.1 scaffold_126, whole genome shotgun sequence genome encodes the following:
- the LOC118558385 gene encoding LOW QUALITY PROTEIN: TOG array regulator of axonemal microtubules protein 1-like (The sequence of the model RefSeq protein was modified relative to this genomic sequence to represent the inferred CDS: inserted 1 base in 1 codon) — protein sequence MRSELEPQQAGGDEGTSDWTRTGRDELCHATLRHKKNLSAPSELCPFSKSELVLTQSFNLLNSEDWEKKIEGLMFLRSLTYNHADMLQGRLHEVFLCLIQEVRNLRSGVSRVTVCALADLYTHLQRLMDQELEGIVNALLQKAGESNTFIRQDGDAVLDCMVQHCTPTRSIWALLTGGISHXNLVVRKCTAQHLANLLEKVGAARLLSGGKDFNERLLPAITKLSQDSSQEARYFGRQMLLSLSSYPDFDRHLEKYITTKDLQAVRDTILTLRTKGLGEMPQDSQSAQGRHSLPGSGTVRASSLNVEQLNQTNREPNSNYSCKHQTQSIADKTEYIKQISGLLGSKDFRERIKGIDQA from the exons ATGAGATCAGAACtagaaccacagcaggcaggcgGAGATGAAGGAACTTCAGACTGGACGAGAACTGGAAGAGATGAGCTTTGCCATGCCACTTTGAGACACAAGAAGAATCTGTCCGCACCTTCAGAGCTCTGTCCCTTTTCAAAATCCGAGCTGGTGCTGACACAGAGTTTCAACCTCCTGAATTCAGAAGACTGGGAGAAGAAGATTGAGGGTCTGATGTTCCTGCGCTCTCTCACTTACAACCATGCAGATATGCTTCAGGGCAGGCTTCATGAAGTTTTTCTGTGTCTCATCCAAGAGGTGAGGAACCTGCGCTCAGGCGTGTCCAGGGTGACAGTTTGTGCACTGGCCGACCTGTACACACACCTGCAGAGACTAATGGACCAAGAGCTCGAGGGGATAGTAAATGCTTTGCTGCAGAAGGCTGGGGAGAGTAACACTTTCATCAGGCAGGATGGTGATGCAGTGCTGGACTGCATGGTGCAGCACTGCACCCCGACTCGCAGCATTTGGGCGTTACTCACTGGAGGAATCAGTC CTAACCTAGTGGTGAGGAAATGCACCGCTCAGCATCTGGCTAATCTGTTGGAGAAGGTCGGCGCTGCCCGCCTCTTGTCCGGAGGAAAAGATTTCAATGAGAGACTTTTACCTGCCATCACTAAACTTTCACAAGACTCCTCCCAGGAGGCCAGGTACTTTGGTCGTCAAATGCTGCTGTCTCTGTCATCTTACCCCGACTTTGACAGGCACCTGGAAAAATATATCACAACCAAAGACCTGCAAGCTGTCAGAGACACCATCCTAACTCTCAGGACAAAGGGTCTGGGTGAGATGCCCCAAGATTCTCAGTCGGCCCAAGGAAGACACTCTCTCCCAGGCAGCGGTACGGTCAGGGCGTCGTCTCTCAACGTAGAGCAACTCAACCAGACCAACAGGGAGCCCAATAGCAACTACAGCTGTAAACATCAGACGCAGAGTATTGCAGACAAAACCGAATACATAAAGCAGATCTCGGGTCTGCTGGGTTCAAAGGACTTCCGAGAGCGGATCAAAGGCATTGATCAGGCCTGA